One region of Vulgatibacter sp. genomic DNA includes:
- a CDS encoding DUF971 domain-containing protein, translating to MFWDKLKPTEAEPRAEAVDVGRDGTFQVRWNDGKVSSVAVRDLRLDCPCASCIDEWTGAKLLDPTRVPVDVRPVAMEPVGNYAVQIRWSDGHETGLYTWRQLRSYAPGEPRYVPRRTAT from the coding sequence ATGTTCTGGGACAAGCTCAAGCCGACCGAGGCCGAACCCCGCGCCGAGGCGGTGGACGTGGGCAGGGACGGCACCTTCCAGGTCCGCTGGAACGACGGCAAGGTGTCGAGCGTCGCGGTCCGCGACCTGCGCCTCGACTGCCCCTGCGCCTCCTGCATCGACGAGTGGACCGGGGCGAAGCTCCTCGACCCGACCCGCGTCCCCGTGGACGTCAGGCCGGTGGCGATGGAGCCGGTGGGCAACTACGCCGTGCAGATCCGCTGGAGCGACGGCCACGAGACCGGGCTCTACACCTGGCGGCAGCTGCGGTCCTACGCACCGGGCGAGCCCCGCTACGTGCCCCGCCGCACGGCTACTTGA
- a CDS encoding YqaA family protein, producing the protein MSEPIQAETVTTAGESRKQGFMGRLRTRVAALSRSPHAHAAMLGVSVIDGSVFPVPPFAILVPMVLAEPRKWLRYATTGTLASLVGGLIGYALGHVGGEALAATLGISTDIAIQSTRLGVDTTLGQALSDNFWMLALLCSVLPTPYKVVAIGSGLVGVSLPAFLLASVIGRTARFFGVSFAFAFFGEKARRYIKF; encoded by the coding sequence ATGAGCGAACCGATCCAGGCCGAGACCGTCACCACCGCAGGGGAGAGCCGCAAGCAGGGCTTCATGGGCAGGCTCCGCACCCGCGTCGCCGCGCTCTCCCGCTCGCCCCACGCCCACGCGGCGATGCTCGGCGTCTCCGTCATCGACGGCTCGGTGTTCCCCGTGCCCCCCTTCGCGATCCTGGTGCCGATGGTCCTGGCGGAACCGCGCAAATGGCTCCGCTACGCCACCACCGGAACCCTGGCCAGCCTGGTGGGCGGCCTGATCGGCTACGCCCTGGGCCACGTCGGCGGCGAGGCCCTCGCCGCGACCCTGGGGATCTCCACCGACATCGCCATCCAGTCCACGCGCCTCGGCGTCGACACCACCCTCGGCCAGGCGCTCTCCGACAATTTCTGGATGCTGGCGCTCCTCTGCTCGGTGCTGCCGACGCCGTACAAGGTGGTGGCGATCGGCTCGGGGCTCGTCGGGGTCTCGCTGCCGGCCTTCCTCCTCGCCTCGGTGATCGGCCGCACCGCGCGCTTCTTCGGCGTCTCCTTCGCCTTCGCCTTCTTCGGCGAGAAGGCGCGCCGCTACATCAAGTTCTGA
- a CDS encoding ferritin-like domain-containing protein — MDPSQIIEKLNDLIQLDHDAVGAYQAAIDRIDVESIRARLGEFQNDHRRHIVDLSEQVRRLGGTPKERPDAKGFVLKGFTAVTSMMGNEAALRAMQGNEKLTNSSYGNALRENWPEPIRNLLERNFRDEQRHLAWIEDALRNRIWEQTGAHV; from the coding sequence ATGGACCCGTCGCAGATCATCGAGAAACTGAACGACCTCATCCAGCTCGACCACGACGCGGTGGGCGCCTACCAGGCGGCCATCGACCGGATCGACGTGGAGTCGATCCGGGCCCGCCTCGGCGAGTTCCAGAACGACCACCGGCGCCACATCGTCGATCTCTCCGAGCAGGTGAGGCGCCTCGGCGGGACGCCGAAGGAGCGCCCCGACGCGAAGGGCTTCGTGCTCAAGGGCTTCACCGCCGTCACCTCGATGATGGGCAACGAGGCGGCGCTGCGGGCGATGCAGGGCAACGAAAAGCTCACCAACTCGAGCTACGGCAACGCGCTGCGGGAGAACTGGCCCGAGCCGATCCGCAACCTGCTCGAGCGGAACTTCCGCGACGAGCAGCGGCACCTCGCCTGGATCGAGGATGCGCTGCGCAACCGGATCTGGGAGCAGACCGGCGCCCACGTCTGA